From the Candidatus Marinarcus aquaticus genome, the window TCTTCGATGGACTTGTTAATGGCTTTTTTTTACCTCATTTTTTCTCCTTTTTCCTCATTTGACTCCCTTATTATTATAGTAATATAACTTAAATCATTTTTAGACCAAAGAGTCTGTTTACACAATAAGATGGTTATTTAAAATTTAAATAAACTCATTGATGTTTAAATATAAAAAAATCAATCTTATACAATTGAGTATCGATTATATAAAAATAGAGGATATTTAAATGCACCCGTAAGCTTTTAGAAGTTAACTTCAAACACCAAGAAATGGTCTAAAAAGTAGTTTAATATAAAATTGGATATAATCGCAATTACTTAAAAAACCAAGTTATAGAATATAGGAATATTATGTCAGAAAATATTTATCAAAAACAAGCCGATACGATTCGTTTCTTAGCAGCGGATATGGTGCAAAAAGCAAACAGCGGACACCCAGGTGCACCAATGGGTCTTGCTGATATTGCAACAGTATTAAGCAAACATTTAAATGTAAACCCAAATAATTCTTCATGGTTAAACAGAGACCGTTTAGTATTTAGTGGTGGACATGCAACGGGGTTAGTATACTCATTGCTTCACTTATGGGGATTTGATGTCTCAGTAGAAGATATGAAAAATTTCAGACAAAGTGGTTCTAAAACTCCAGGTCACCCCGAGTTTGGTCATACACATGGTGTAGAAATTACAACGGGACCTTTGGGACAAGGAATTGCCAATGCCGTTGGTTTTGCATGGGCTGCTAAATATGCACAAAACCTTTTAGGGAAAGAGACCATCAATCATAAAGTGTACTGCTTATGTGGAGATGGAGATTTACAAGAGGGTATTTCATATGAGGCGTGTTCAACGGCAGGTCACCAAAAGCTTGATAACTTAGTGATTATTTATGATTCAAATAATATCACCATTGAAGGGGATACTTCTATTGCTTGGGATGAAGATGTATTACAACGATTTGAAGCGATGAACTTTGAAGTGTTGGAGATTGATGGACATGATCACAGAGTCATAGATGCTGCACTTGCAAAAGCAAAAAACGCATCACGACCTGTTCTCATCAAAGCCAATACGGCTATTGGAAAAGGTGCAGCTACGATGGAAGGCAGTCATCACACACACGGTGCGCCATTAGGCGTTGATGAGATTAAAGCGTCAAAAATAAAAGCAGGATTTGATCCTGAGGCTTCATTTGTAGTATCTGATGATGTGAAAGCAGCTTTTGATAAAACACAAAGTGGTCAAGCACTTGAAGATGCATGGAACAGTGCATTAACTCAAGAAGTAAAAGCAAAAATTGAGGCACTTCAAAATCCAGATTTTGATGCTATAGAGTATCCAGATTTTTCTGACGTACCTAAAACTGCAACCAGAGATTCAAACCATAAAATCTTAAATGCAATTGCAAAAGCAGTACCTGGGTTTATTGGTGGAAGTGCCGATTTAGCACCATCAAACAAAACAGAACTTAAAGAGATGGGTGATTTTCCAAAGGGTAAGAACATTCACTTTGGAATTAAAGAGCATGCAATGGCTGCAATGAGTAATGCGATGAACTTGTATGGACTTTTTAGAGTATTCTCTGCAACATTTTTTGTGTTCTCTGATTATTTAAAACCCGCTGCAAGAATTGCAGCGTTGGCAAATATTCCACAACATTTTATTTGGACACATGACTCTATTGGTGTAGGTGAAGATGGACCAACACACCAACCAATTGAACACTTATCTCAGTTTAGAGCGTTACCCAACTTTTATGTATTCAGACCTGCAGATGCAACTGAAAATGTGGCGTGTTGGAAAACTGCTCTTAAAATGAATGCACCAAGTGCATTTGTTTGTTCTCGACAAGGGTTAGAGACACTTAAACCAAAAAGAGATTTTGGTGAAGTCAGCAACGGCGGATACCTTATGAGAAAACGAGATGGTGCAACGGTTACTATTATGGCCAGTGGGAGTGAATTGATGTTGGCACTTAAAGCAGGGTGTCAATTAGAAAAAGAGGGTGTCAAAGCAAACATTGTTTCTGTGCCTTGTTTTGATCTGTTTGTAGAGCAAGATAAATCATACATTGATGCTGTGATTGATTCATCTACAAAAGTATTTGCGTTAGAAGCTGCACGTGGTCTGGAGTACTATAAATTTGCGGACGAGGTGATTGGAATGGATACATTTGGAGCCAGTGGTCCAGCTGATGAACTCTTTAAAGAGTTCGGTTTCACCGTTGAATCAGTAGTAGCTAGAGTAAAAGCCTCTTTATAATAACACACTAAAACAGAAGAACCTCTCTTCTGTTTTATACCAACTTCTGCCAAACAACAATCAAAATGGCTGCAAAAATAATCCAAATAAATGTTGAAATCATTAAGTTCATCCAAAGATCATACTTTTCAGCTAAAATATACACACTTAAAAGATAGGCCAAATAAGGGATGATAGAGAATATTCCAAACAGAGCGGTGGTCTTTAATTCTACAGGACCTCGTTCGATGCCTACTATGGCGTGGGCAATCAGTGCAAAGGTTGGGAAAAGTGGTACTAAGCCTGCAATGTAGTAGTTTCTGCTTTTTGCTAGAAGTGCCATGATGATAACCATCACTGCACCAATGAGTGCTTTAAATGCTAATCCCATAATCTTCCTTTATCTGAATTATGAGATTATAGCACAACTAAAAGTTAAATATTAAAGTGCAGATT encodes:
- the tkt gene encoding transketolase translates to MSENIYQKQADTIRFLAADMVQKANSGHPGAPMGLADIATVLSKHLNVNPNNSSWLNRDRLVFSGGHATGLVYSLLHLWGFDVSVEDMKNFRQSGSKTPGHPEFGHTHGVEITTGPLGQGIANAVGFAWAAKYAQNLLGKETINHKVYCLCGDGDLQEGISYEACSTAGHQKLDNLVIIYDSNNITIEGDTSIAWDEDVLQRFEAMNFEVLEIDGHDHRVIDAALAKAKNASRPVLIKANTAIGKGAATMEGSHHTHGAPLGVDEIKASKIKAGFDPEASFVVSDDVKAAFDKTQSGQALEDAWNSALTQEVKAKIEALQNPDFDAIEYPDFSDVPKTATRDSNHKILNAIAKAVPGFIGGSADLAPSNKTELKEMGDFPKGKNIHFGIKEHAMAAMSNAMNLYGLFRVFSATFFVFSDYLKPAARIAALANIPQHFIWTHDSIGVGEDGPTHQPIEHLSQFRALPNFYVFRPADATENVACWKTALKMNAPSAFVCSRQGLETLKPKRDFGEVSNGGYLMRKRDGATVTIMASGSELMLALKAGCQLEKEGVKANIVSVPCFDLFVEQDKSYIDAVIDSSTKVFALEAARGLEYYKFADEVIGMDTFGASGPADELFKEFGFTVESVVARVKASL
- a CDS encoding GlpM family protein yields the protein MGLAFKALIGAVMVIIMALLAKSRNYYIAGLVPLFPTFALIAHAIVGIERGPVELKTTALFGIFSIIPYLAYLLSVYILAEKYDLWMNLMISTFIWIIFAAILIVVWQKLV